The Capsicum annuum cultivar UCD-10X-F1 chromosome 3, UCD10Xv1.1, whole genome shotgun sequence genomic sequence ttttacatatttatttgtaaaacgtaataatttcttacgttttgtcagaaaaatatgtaaaacgtaagaaattcttatgttttacaCAAAATTCGAAGTAAGAGAAGGACAGTGATTTGTCACATCACTAATAAAGATCACTTTTTCTGAAAACTGTCCTACAACGTAAGAAAAACTTACGTTTTGTACTTTTTGCAGCAACTTAAGGTGGGCACCCACCCCCACTATTTCCACTTATTTactttttacttctttttaaataaaaaaattatgagtcTTATTAACCCCTAAACAAAGCTAACGTTATAACATCCTTTTTGCCCCCATTTTTCATAAGAGTTGGTCATTTGCCCTGCCTTTCATCAAGTAAACACTCATGACAACGCTTGCATGAATAGAAATTTTTCCATGGTTAGATACTTTATGTACCATGTGATTCCCTCTTCCTTACATTTACATTCTAAAACTTTGTTGATAACTGAGGATCggcaaaaaaaaattactactttAAGTGGAAAAAGTGGGGTGGGGGACCACCTTAAGTTGctgcaaaaaagtaaaaaaacgTAAGTTTTTCTTATGTTGTAGGACAATTTTCAGAAAAAGTGACATTTATTAGTGATGTGACAAATCACTGTCCTCTTACTTTGAATttcgtgtaaaacgtaagaatttcttacgttttacctATTTTATtgataaaacgtaagaaattcttacgttttacaaataaataaggaaaacgtaagaatttcttacgtttttaaaatagtcaactccgttagttgacgttaagaaaaagttgaaaagcgtaataaattattacgtttagcctattttggtaacattttaaataggtggcctattttggtcacttttattatttcttgacttattttggttccgagttctTAACATTTGTGTTCATGCATGgttttcaacacttaaaagacTTGAATTTTTCAGAAGGTTCAACATTCATAATTTAGGTGCATAAGTAGAAATTATTACATGGTTTGGTTTGCTCGGGTCGAGTATATTTTCGGGTGCCAGTCAAATGGATTTGGGGCGACACCTATATTTTGTGGGCATGGGTGTAGTCAAATCCTAAGTTACTCGGACTTGGGTGCGGTGTCCGATACGGGTACGGATCTAGAGGTCGGATCCTTCGCAGTCTCAATTTAAAGATTCGGGGATATGAATCTAGGGATGGATACGGGTGTGGGGATTaggcaaaaaataatttaaatatctaaaaatagaattagaaaacataaattatgagatattatgttgAAAACTTGAGgaaaaaatattgttcaagaagaaaatcctgaaaggagataaaaggaaaagcaataacatagaaatttctatatacaaggtattccattttcttcaatttcaccttaacttttgttttgattacagaaTTTCTTAAATATGTCAGAACTTTCCCAATTGATTTTAgtcaaagtacccaaaattgGTTGACCAGATCGGGTACGGATCTCACACCCACATCCACACTCATGTCGTGTCGACACAGGTGTGAcaccgaaagtgaagagtccgagtaacttagGTCGAATCACCCAATTTAGGTTGACAAAATCCAGTAGCATCCACACCCACATCGTGTTGGATAGACATGGGCGCAGCAAGGAATAAGGATCTGAGCAACATAGTAAAGCAGATAACAAATGTTTAAAATCCAATCTCATTCAAGATGGATCTTAGGTCCAGCCAATCCAGTCGATTGTCATTTCCATGCCATCTAATCCTCTTTCCCTCCCTCCCTCAAGTGAAAGATCCATTTCCACAAATTATGTGCCTGCGGTCTTTGGCAATTACTGAAAGATCCATTTTTCTTTACCTACCTACCTCTCACGCTTACCAACTCTAATGCAGAAAGTTTTCTTTATATACTCCATTTTCAACTTCAATTGCCTTTTGTTCTGCATATTCAACTCCGGTAAGTACTCTCATGATCCCCTAGAATCCTCCAAACGACTAACAAAAACACAATAGAAACCGACTGCTCTGGTGGATCAAGATTGTGAAAAGCGCTTGCCTCAGTGCTTAAAGCGTGAGGCAAGGTGACGCGAAGCTTTTGCGCTTTTCCCCTTTGAGGCAAGGTGTGTTCAGAAGCGTcgcttcattttttaaaaaaaatataaaacttaaagACATGACAGACTTGTCAGTTTAGGCCTTTAGATTTCGTGGCCTTCCTCTTTTAGGGGCGATCCGCCTGCACAGCTCTTCTTCTGCGTTCTTTATCTTCAGGTActtcctttattttcttcttcttcttttttttgagtCAAGGGTAACTTACAAGTATtctatattcttcttctttacttctttccttcttcttctcctttgtTTTCCGACAGCTCCTTTCGTTTCTTTCTTCTTCCGCAGCTTCTTCATTCTTCCTctgttttttcttctatttctaggCAGGGGCGGACCCACGTGGTTGCCAGGGGGTTTGCCCGAACCCCTTggtaaaaaattacgttgtatatataaggtagaaaatctatatttatgtagaTATATTAAATTTGAACCACCTCAACCATGCATGTTAGATAGCTTAGTGGTATTGGCTACACTTCTTGGGTTGCTTGTTGAGGCTCATGTCACGGGTTCGATCCCCATTCGGGCGCAGGCTGccatcctttttttaaaaattaattcactGTGTTGTCTTGTACAGCTacgattatttaaaaaaaaaaaaaaaaaaactagctgCTGCTATTTAAATAAAACGTCTAAATAAGTTAAcacaaaatccacaaaaacttaaaaccttttttccttttaccaaaattaaaaaacccaaaaccctttttcctttttcacttgaattgtattttgttggcttattcacacatttatattttaatttttcgaACCCCTGAAGGAAAATCCTATATCCACCACTATTTCTAGGTAAACTTTCCCAACTAGTCAGTAGCTTATTTCCTTTGTTTTATCCTCTCTTTCTGCATTTTTAACTCAGTTTTTTCTTTTCAGTTCAGGTTTTGTtgcaaaataattaaaaacatgattGTTTTTGCCATTAAATAGTATGGCAGACTTTAAATGGTTAAATTAGCTTCTCCAAAAAAAGAAAGGTGAAAATATGAGCTAATGAAACTGATTTTTTGACAATCAAGCTGCACTATAAATTACTCATCTGGtatctcatgaaaatcaaagCACATAGAAATAGATTCTCTTTGTCTGGAAAAAGATTTACTATTGCTACTAATTTCATTAATTCAGATGGTCAGTTGGAAGATATCCTCACAAAATCACTTTGAAACTACAATACTGAATACATTTGCAAGAAACTAGGAATATACAATATGCCTAATCCACCTTACTCAGGAAGGGGCAGTTAGGAATACTCAAACTTATTAAACAGAATatttatatatcaatatgtatatCAATTAGGATATTAGGGAATTTGCATGCATAGAATTATACATTCATCATTATTTAATAAAAAGCATAGACATTATTTAAACTCCCAAGAAGCAGGACATTGTCCAGATCTCTTCTTATTTTTCCAGTTGACTACGCACCATCCTATTATCTTGGGGAGGACGGTTATTACAACTATGTTGAGAAAATTTTTGACGACTTGAATCTACTTTAATTTAACTAACAAATGAATTAACCTTGGTATCTAGCAACTTATtcataaaaatcattttttacaATAAAAAGGAGAAGACTCTTCAAATTCTTCCTCGTAAGATCTTTGTGCATATCAAATATGAAAGGCAAAAAAATAACTTCAAGAAACTTTGCAACTTTAATGTCTCCCTTGAGATATGACAGCCAGGTGGACTCTCCAATATTTAAAAGATTTCCCAACTCAGTTAACATCAAATGCTCAACTTTATGTCCTACCAGCAGCTAATTTCTAAGCAATGTCCAACATGTTAAACAACAGTTATAAATTCAATGTACTGGCTCATGGAGAGCCAATTATTAAAAGGCAGATGCAATTTCCACAGGGCGCAGGAGGAACTTAATGCAACACGAATGTAAAGATCTTCAGTTCGCAAGAAGTCTGCAAAAATACAGAAGAGCAGCAAAGTTACCTGACTTGCAAATCGGAAGTgtcaacatcatcaacaataaagtgACAAGAAAAATCGAAGACATCCAAGTCATCTTGAAAAGATAGTCTGCTAGAACTTCTAGAGAATATACGCGGTGAACCACTTGAAGATAGCAAAGCAGAGAACCGTCCTGAATCATCTCTAGCATCTCTGGAAATCTGAAAAGGAAGAATAAGAGAGGTTATCTGTTATGCCCTAGATGCTACCTATCTGGGAGGAGGCAAACAATCAATCATCTCTTTTTGCTTTGTAAACTAACTGTAAAATATAGGGGACATTCATCAATCTAAGGGGTTTAATGTGGAGTATGACAAGGAAAACAAATGCTGTTCAAGCATGCTGAAACAGAGAAGGTATTAACTCAATCCAGAAACAGAGATGGAGGGTTTTCCCAGCTGCATATGTCGGACAATGTGGGAAAAGAGGAAGTAGTTCACATTCAGATGGTAAAAGTTGGAAGTGTTTATTCCATTTCTAATTTTGATGTAAATGAGTATGTTTAGAAGATCATGAATTAGGTGTGTTTACGGAGGAAAACATTTTTCCGAAAATGTTCTTCAATTTTTCCATGTTTGATTGGTCAAATATTCAATCTAGGAAAACAAATTtcttaaaaatgaggaaaatgacttcccCGATGGAAGTAGGGAAAACAAGCTTCATAAGTGTCATTTCAACTTCATTGTCTCATCTCCATCCACCCAACGCCCCAAACCCCCATCCCTTGACCATCCCATCCCGCCCCCATAGTGTTTTGCTAGCTTACAAATAAATGCTCTTGGGATATTAATTTTTTGCTTACTTACCAAACACTAGGAAAGTAAGAAACTCacttattttccaaaaaaaatattttctagaaaaacattttccatcataccaagcATACCCTCAATTTTTGATGCTTAAGATTCCTTGTGAGAAGGCATAGCAATTGTCGTTTTGATAATCTCAGCGTAATTATGAATAACAACATAGATTTTCTTtagtttatatattaaaatacaaatacgttaccttctttaagaaaaaaggaaaaacgcAAATAAAAGTCGGAAAAGCTGAAAATGGCTTAACTATGAGTACAATGTTTGGAATAAAAGTATGAACAACAAATTTCACAACCACACCTAATAACGAATAACAACACATATTTCCCAACTAGAAATAGCTCACCTTTTGTCCAGGACTGATAGTGCCAATATTCGACTCAAGAGTCCTCAGTGGATCCATTTTCCGGAATGACCTGATACCTGAAGGGGATTCTTGGGATGATGAATCTTGCTTTGTACTTCTGGGAGACATTGGAGGAAGAGAATGCCTGTTAGGATCAGAGAAATTAGGAGATAGGTATCTGGAACTTGTACCCATCATTGGATGAGGGATACTGACAGGGCCAGTTCCAGAACGCAAACGAGTCTGCCCAGGATTCACACCTGACAGATATGCTGGTGGAGATGGAGATGGAGATGATGAAAATGGAGGTGACAGCTGGTATTCATCAAAGCTCGTTGGTTTGTGGTGAATGGGCAGTCTGTGGTTAGGTGAAACCCTCTGTCCATGCACATCACTGGGTGAATATGAAAGATCATGCGGTGGGCGGTATAAAGGTGGGGATCCAACATATGGCTGTGTCCGAGGTAATGAAGGTGATGCGAGGAAACCACTTGTCCAACTGTGTGGCCGCTGGAAAGGCGATGAAGAAGATGAATGTGTCCCTCTAGACGGAAATGATGTAGGCTGGACACCCTTATCAGATGAGGAGGATGGAAATGACCTCATTCGGTCAGCAAGAGGACTGCCTACATAATCTGTAATGATCGCAGGTGGAAATGATGCAATAGTCTCCAGGTTAAAGTCCGATAGATCTTCACGATATGTCACAGATATACAAAGACGGCCCTGCTGGGCATCAACTGGAGCAAAACTATATTGCTTCATCAAATCCTCCTCAGCCCTGGAAAATGGAGCACTAAATGAAGAAACCTtgtaaatgatatcaaaatcgcAACTCTGACTTGATGAAAGTTTCCTGAAAGCCTTGAATGCAGGAAGGAGTCTCATCATTGAATAAAGGGAGCGGAGCAGTATAATTGATTTCTTGTATGTTTTCTTATAAGAAGAATCACCAATTTGAGGAACCATTGTCCTCAGATACTCATACTGTACAACCCACCTCTCTATAATGGTTTCTGTATATGCCCCTGCAATACCCGAACTATGCTCTGACAAAGAACTAGGTTTCTCTTGAACAAGTATGATGTCTATTATCATTGGTTCCATCAAATTTCTATGCCAAAAGTTTAAATTATCAAGAACAGCGGGACGATCTCCCAACACCAAATTGAACCACTTGTCACTCTTTTTTACTTCCACACTATGACCAGAAGGTCGAAAAGAAGGAACTCTACAGTCCAAAACAATATGCAAGGTTTTCAGAAGAAAATGAGCAAGTATCTGTTCAAACCTTCCATATTCACCCTGTGGGTGACTCTGAAAATCCATTTTACCCACCCCACACAAATATCAACCCCTCTCCTCTCTCATAACAGCTCGCGGAAAACGTATAGACAAGAGCAATTGTCTGCTAAAGATATGATCTTTCCCTTTGGGGGGGCAAAATGGATTAATATACACCTGGATATATGTACAAGTTAAAACAATGTTTAGAAGAACACAACCAATAAAGTACTAATGTTAATAGAGTCACGCAACTTATGCAAATAGACAAATGCACATGGCCTCAGATGTAATTACAAGTTAATTCTACTGCTTCATAACACATACAACATGATATACAAAAAGACAAAAGACTTCAACAGAAAAATTAAGAGTATCCTAAAGGACAACTACTTTATGTGCTCaaattactaaaataaacaaaaaagaaaaaaaaatcaaggacCTCGAGAGTATCGGggtaaaagattttttttttttaattttcttttttcaaataacTGTGGTGTCCGGACTAGCTTAAGCACACATAGACTAATTCAGCAACATGTACTAAGTAACTTAGTCCATCAAGGATAAAACAAAtggaaagaatcacctagtgtcACGTCATTAACCACTAGGCCACACAATAGGCGCAATAagtaaaagataattttttttaactttttatttttttgataaccatGGTGTCTGGGCCAACTAGCTCTAGAGTAATTTCACAGAATACCGGTCACCTTCCACCAGCAAGAGTTTCCATGTAACTTAATCCACCAAAGCTATAACGAATCAaaaaaatcacctagtgttttgtCTCGGGAATTGAACTACCTCATGGTGCTCAACACACGTCATTGACCATTAGGATTTAAATCAGtataagaaaatattcaaaaactcGCTAACTTTCTAGATGCAGATCTTGACACAGGCATTATTAACATCACTAAGAAGAAAGAGAATGATAAACAGTGAGAATGCACGATCAA encodes the following:
- the LOC107862985 gene encoding autophagy-related protein 13a → MDFQSHPQGEYGRFEQILAHFLLKTLHIVLDCRVPSFRPSGHSVEVKKSDKWFNLVLGDRPAVLDNLNFWHRNLMEPMIIDIILVQEKPSSLSEHSSGIAGAYTETIIERWVVQYEYLRTMVPQIGDSSYKKTYKKSIILLRSLYSMMRLLPAFKAFRKLSSSQSCDFDIIYKVSSFSAPFSRAEEDLMKQYSFAPVDAQQGRLCISVTYREDLSDFNLETIASFPPAIITDYVGSPLADRMRSFPSSSSDKGVQPTSFPSRGTHSSSSSPFQRPHSWTSGFLASPSLPRTQPYVGSPPLYRPPHDLSYSPSDVHGQRVSPNHRLPIHHKPTSFDEYQLSPPFSSSPSPSPPAYLSGVNPGQTRLRSGTGPVSIPHPMMGTSSRYLSPNFSDPNRHSLPPMSPRSTKQDSSSQESPSGIRSFRKMDPLRTLESNIGTISPGQKISRDARDDSGRFSALLSSSGSPRIFSRSSSRLSFQDDLDVFDFSCHFIVDDVDTSDLQVSENRDGRKGSEISSQTSSSTTRKSQDAAVGELVHMLRTAPPLQQDSSCYTSHSIKTEPKGELSSASGFFVSRKASDALEELKTYKDLKDLLLSKSATRSVSEGGI